The Actinomycetes bacterium genome has a segment encoding these proteins:
- a CDS encoding cation diffusion facilitator family transporter — MSAESGKRAIIAALGANLGIAVTKFGAYAVSGSTSMLAEGIHSVADSGNQVLLLVGRHRARQEASEEHPFGYGRLRYLYGFLVAVVLFVVGGLFSVYEGVHKVLHPEPLDHPIVPFVVLFVAIALESFSLRTAMSEARPARGRDTWWQFIRRAKSPELPVVLMEDSAALIGLLLALVGVSLAVLSGDGRWDGLGSIAVGLLLIAVAVVLGVETQSMLVGEGARPDVVAAIRGALEAEPSVARVIHLRTLHLAPDELLVAAKIAVRHDDTGAGIAHAIDAAERRVRAVAPIATLIYLEPDLDRGVTP, encoded by the coding sequence ATGAGCGCCGAGTCCGGCAAGCGGGCGATCATCGCCGCGCTCGGGGCGAACCTCGGCATCGCCGTCACCAAGTTCGGCGCCTACGCGGTGAGCGGCTCGACGTCGATGCTGGCGGAGGGCATCCACTCGGTGGCGGACTCGGGCAACCAGGTGCTGCTGCTCGTGGGGCGGCACCGCGCCCGTCAAGAGGCCAGCGAGGAGCATCCGTTCGGGTACGGGCGACTGCGCTACCTGTACGGCTTCCTCGTCGCCGTCGTGCTCTTCGTCGTCGGTGGCCTGTTCTCGGTGTACGAGGGCGTCCACAAGGTGCTCCACCCGGAGCCGCTGGACCACCCCATCGTGCCCTTCGTGGTGCTGTTCGTCGCGATCGCGCTGGAGTCCTTCTCCCTGCGGACCGCGATGTCCGAGGCACGGCCGGCGCGCGGCCGGGACACGTGGTGGCAGTTCATCCGGCGGGCCAAGAGCCCCGAGCTGCCGGTCGTCCTCATGGAGGACAGCGCGGCGCTGATCGGCCTGCTGCTCGCCCTGGTGGGGGTGAGCCTGGCGGTGCTCAGCGGCGACGGGCGCTGGGACGGCCTCGGGTCGATCGCGGTGGGCCTGCTGCTGATCGCGGTGGCGGTCGTCCTCGGCGTCGAGACGCAGTCGATGCTCGTCGGCGAGGGAGCCCGCCCCGACGTGGTGGCCGCCATCCGCGGCGCGCTCGAGGCCGAGCCGTCGGTCGCCCGGGTGATCCACCTGCGCACCCTGCACCTGGCGCCCGACGAGCTGCTGGTGGCTGCCAAGATCGCGGTCCGCCACGACGACACCGGGGCCGGCATCGCCCACGCCATCGACGCGGCGGAGCGGCGGGTTCGCGCGGTCGCCCCGATCGCCACGCTGATCTACCTCGAACCCGACCTCGACCGCGGGGTCACCCCGTGA
- the manA gene encoding mannose-6-phosphate isomerase, class I: MTGRPARPETPQLLDTVVQHYAWGSRTLIPALLGLPAPAAEPWAELWVGAHPGGPSTLPDGRSLAEVEPELPYLLKLLSAVEPLSLQAHPDAEQARAGFAEEEAAGIAFEAPQRVFKDPNAKPELIVALTPFDAMCGFRDPAEARRLVAGLSCPELRAMLEALDQEDSRAALTTAFTLEMLGLSGADRTGRVLASVAGAAARLAADPDTDPDDSVVYGWLARLAVTHRGDASALAPLLLNVVHLEPGSGVFLPAGHLHAYLAGAGVEIMGNSDNVVRGGLTPKHVDVPRLLQIVRFDPQPVPVIRPRRVADGVDVYDVPVSQFSLHRVHALGAPVTLALGGPRLVLCVAGVVEVWDAAGSVSLSPGRAAYVSPSSDQLVIGGEGTAFVAAPGRPGPG; encoded by the coding sequence GTGACCGGCAGGCCGGCGCGCCCCGAGACGCCGCAGCTGCTGGACACTGTCGTCCAGCACTACGCCTGGGGATCGCGGACACTGATCCCCGCCCTGCTGGGGCTCCCAGCGCCGGCCGCGGAGCCCTGGGCGGAGCTGTGGGTCGGTGCGCATCCCGGCGGCCCCTCCACGCTGCCCGACGGTCGCAGCCTCGCCGAGGTCGAGCCCGAGCTGCCCTACCTGCTCAAGCTGCTCAGCGCGGTCGAGCCGCTGTCCTTGCAGGCCCACCCGGACGCCGAGCAGGCACGGGCCGGCTTCGCCGAGGAGGAGGCGGCGGGGATCGCGTTCGAGGCGCCGCAGCGGGTGTTCAAGGACCCCAACGCCAAGCCCGAGCTCATCGTGGCACTGACCCCCTTCGACGCGATGTGCGGCTTCCGGGACCCCGCCGAGGCCCGGCGGCTGGTGGCCGGGCTGAGCTGCCCCGAGCTGCGGGCCATGCTCGAAGCGCTCGACCAGGAGGACTCCCGCGCCGCGCTGACGACGGCGTTCACCCTCGAGATGCTCGGTCTGAGCGGGGCGGACCGGACCGGGCGCGTCCTCGCCTCGGTGGCCGGGGCCGCGGCACGGCTGGCCGCCGACCCCGACACCGACCCGGACGACTCGGTGGTCTATGGCTGGCTGGCCCGTCTTGCAGTGACCCACCGCGGCGACGCGAGCGCGCTCGCTCCCCTCCTGCTCAACGTGGTCCATCTGGAGCCCGGCAGCGGCGTCTTCTTGCCGGCGGGGCACCTGCACGCCTATCTCGCGGGCGCCGGCGTGGAGATCATGGGCAACTCCGACAACGTGGTTCGCGGTGGTCTGACCCCCAAGCACGTCGACGTGCCTCGGCTGCTGCAGATCGTGCGCTTCGACCCTCAGCCGGTCCCGGTCATCCGGCCGCGGCGGGTCGCGGACGGGGTGGACGTCTACGACGTACCCGTGTCGCAGTTCTCGCTGCACCGGGTGCATGCCCTCGGCGCTCCGGTGACCCTCGCGCTGGGCGGACCGCGTCTGGTGCTCTGCGTGGCCGGCGTGGTCGAGGTGTGGGACGCGGCCGGCAGCGTGTCGCTGTCCCCAGGGCGCGCGGCCTACGTCTCCCCGAGCAGCGACCAGCTGGTCATCGGCGGAGAGGGAACCGCGTTCGTGGCGGCGCCGGGCCGTCCCGGCCCGGGGTAG
- the ahcY gene encoding adenosylhomocysteinase has product MSTPDFKVADLSLAEFGRNEIRLAEHEMPGLMAMRAEFGESKPLAGARITGSLHMTVQTAVLIETLVALGAEVRWASCNIFSTQDHAAAAVVVGPTGTPDAPAGVPVFAWKGETLEQYWWCTEQALRWPGGGGPNMLLDDGGDATLLVHKGREYEIAGAVPDPESADTEEFSVVLRLLQRSLAEDVSRWTGVSEGIKGVTEETTTGVHRLYEMARAGTLRFPAINVNDSVTKSKFDNKYGCRHSLVDGINRATDVLIGGKVALVAGYGDVGKGCADSLRGQGARVVVAEVDPICALQAAMDGFQVATVEDVIDSADIFITATGCVDVITAEQMARMKHQAIVGNIGHFDNEIDMAGLARYPGVERVQIKPQVDEWRFADGHSIIVLSEGRLLNLGNATGHPSFVMSNSFTNQVLAQIELFTRTEDYPVGVYTLPKHLDEKVARLHLDALGVHLTELTKAQADYLGVPVEGPYKSDHYRY; this is encoded by the coding sequence ATGAGCACCCCAGACTTCAAGGTCGCCGACCTTTCCCTCGCCGAGTTCGGGCGAAACGAGATCCGCCTCGCCGAGCACGAGATGCCCGGCCTGATGGCGATGCGAGCCGAGTTCGGCGAGTCCAAGCCGCTGGCCGGCGCGCGCATCACCGGCTCGCTGCACATGACGGTCCAGACGGCCGTGCTCATCGAGACCCTCGTCGCCCTCGGCGCCGAGGTGCGCTGGGCCTCGTGCAACATCTTCTCGACCCAGGACCACGCCGCCGCCGCGGTCGTCGTAGGGCCGACCGGTACCCCGGACGCCCCCGCGGGCGTCCCGGTCTTCGCCTGGAAGGGGGAGACCCTGGAGCAGTACTGGTGGTGCACCGAGCAGGCGTTGCGCTGGCCCGGCGGCGGCGGCCCCAACATGCTGCTCGACGACGGCGGCGACGCGACCCTGCTGGTGCACAAGGGCCGGGAGTACGAGATCGCCGGGGCCGTCCCCGACCCCGAGAGCGCCGACACCGAGGAGTTCTCCGTCGTCCTGCGGCTGCTCCAGCGCTCCCTCGCCGAGGACGTGAGCCGCTGGACCGGTGTGTCGGAGGGCATCAAGGGCGTCACCGAGGAGACCACCACGGGGGTCCACCGCCTCTACGAGATGGCCCGCGCCGGGACGCTTCGCTTCCCGGCCATCAACGTCAACGACTCGGTCACCAAGAGCAAGTTCGACAACAAGTACGGCTGCCGGCACTCCCTCGTCGACGGGATCAACCGGGCCACCGACGTGCTCATCGGCGGCAAGGTCGCCCTGGTCGCCGGTTACGGCGACGTCGGCAAGGGCTGCGCCGACTCGCTGCGGGGACAGGGCGCGCGGGTCGTCGTGGCCGAGGTCGACCCCATCTGCGCGCTGCAGGCGGCCATGGACGGCTTCCAGGTCGCCACCGTCGAGGACGTCATCGACTCCGCGGACATCTTCATCACCGCGACCGGCTGCGTGGATGTCATCACGGCGGAGCAGATGGCCCGCATGAAGCACCAGGCGATCGTCGGGAACATCGGGCACTTCGACAACGAGATCGACATGGCCGGTCTCGCCCGCTACCCGGGTGTCGAGCGCGTGCAGATCAAGCCGCAGGTGGACGAGTGGCGCTTCGCCGACGGCCACTCGATCATCGTCTTGTCAGAGGGCAGGCTGCTCAACCTCGGGAACGCGACGGGCCACCCGAGCTTCGTCATGTCCAACTCCTTCACCAACCAGGTGCTCGCCCAGATCGAGCTCTTCACGAGGACCGAGGACTACCCGGTGGGCGTCTACACGCTGCCCAAGCACCTGGACGAGAAGGTCGCCCGGCTGCACCTGGACGCCCTCGGTGTCCACCTCACCGAGCTGACCAAGGCGCAGGCCGACTACCTCGGCGTTCCGGTCGAGGGGCCGTACAAGTCCGATCACTACCGCTACTGA
- a CDS encoding type II CAAX endopeptidase family protein — translation MADFREQPALEAPDPPAQDPRRWGLGDCLITVGLWFFFIAVALEILPPVDGTEPVNVRAWSAVGLIALPWLGLAGWPLLATRLKGRGPVEDLRLRLTWRDAGFGVLGGVAGLLVASAVAAVQENLTGHGISSSAGNAFDSLKGANPLPLLVFALLAGVGAPIVEEIGFRGLFFGALEKRGMRPVWCVLVTAVAFTLFHAEATRILVLLPIAVALGVVRAWTGSTGASIVAHMTNNVPAAIGMAISAVR, via the coding sequence GTGGCCGATTTCCGGGAGCAGCCCGCCCTGGAGGCACCGGACCCCCCGGCGCAGGACCCGCGCCGGTGGGGGCTGGGCGACTGCCTGATCACGGTCGGGCTCTGGTTCTTCTTCATCGCGGTGGCCCTGGAGATCCTGCCGCCGGTCGACGGCACCGAGCCGGTGAACGTCCGTGCCTGGAGCGCCGTCGGGCTGATCGCGCTGCCGTGGCTTGGCCTCGCCGGCTGGCCGCTGCTCGCCACCCGGCTGAAGGGGCGCGGCCCGGTCGAGGACCTGCGACTGCGACTCACCTGGCGCGATGCCGGTTTCGGTGTGCTGGGCGGGGTCGCCGGGCTCCTCGTCGCCTCGGCGGTCGCCGCCGTGCAGGAGAACCTGACCGGCCACGGCATCTCGTCCTCGGCGGGCAACGCGTTCGACTCGCTGAAGGGCGCCAACCCGCTGCCGCTGCTCGTCTTCGCCCTCCTCGCCGGCGTCGGCGCGCCGATCGTGGAGGAGATCGGGTTCCGGGGACTGTTCTTCGGGGCCCTGGAGAAGCGCGGCATGCGCCCGGTGTGGTGCGTGCTGGTCACCGCCGTGGCGTTCACGCTCTTTCACGCCGAGGCGACGCGCATCCTGGTCCTGCTGCCCATCGCCGTCGCGCTCGGTGTCGTGCGGGCCTGGACCGGCTCGACCGGTGCCAGCATCGTCGCGCACATGACGAACAACGTCCCAGCGGCCATCGGGATGGCGATCTCAGCGGTGCGCTGA
- a CDS encoding RDD family protein, whose product MSAAQTWGTPMVTGEAVPLDVRLAQLPSRAMAITVDIAVQLMLIAAAGWLLGLLASHGSDSATVEGLGVALLVLILVGYPLVWETLTGGRSLGKLAVGLRVVRDDGGACHVRQSLVRALFAVVEIWMLAGIPAITSSMLSSRGKRLGDLAAGTVVVRERMPRSRAAARPQLGAALEDWARTADLSAVGDDLALSIRAFLARAGDLRPDARAHLSHQLTSEVLARVAPPPPWGTPQEAILSAVLTERRRRAELRLPAPPTAGPGPRATSPQGFGPPA is encoded by the coding sequence GTGAGCGCAGCGCAGACCTGGGGCACGCCGATGGTCACCGGCGAGGCGGTGCCGCTGGACGTCCGGCTCGCCCAGCTGCCGAGCCGGGCCATGGCGATCACCGTCGACATCGCGGTCCAGCTCATGCTCATCGCCGCCGCCGGCTGGCTGCTGGGGCTCCTCGCCTCGCACGGCAGCGACTCGGCCACGGTCGAGGGGCTGGGGGTGGCCCTGCTCGTCCTGATCCTCGTCGGGTACCCGCTGGTGTGGGAGACCCTGACCGGCGGCCGCAGTCTCGGCAAGCTCGCGGTGGGGCTTCGCGTCGTCCGCGACGACGGCGGGGCCTGCCATGTCCGCCAGTCCTTGGTCCGTGCCCTGTTCGCGGTGGTCGAGATCTGGATGCTGGCCGGCATCCCCGCGATCACCTCCAGCATGCTGAGCTCCCGGGGCAAGCGCCTGGGCGACCTCGCGGCGGGCACGGTCGTGGTCCGGGAGCGGATGCCGCGCAGCCGCGCAGCCGCCCGGCCCCAACTCGGTGCCGCCCTCGAGGACTGGGCTCGTACCGCTGACCTGTCCGCGGTGGGCGACGACCTCGCGCTGTCGATCCGAGCGTTCCTGGCGAGGGCGGGCGACCTTCGACCGGACGCGCGGGCGCACCTCTCGCACCAGCTCACCAGCGAGGTGCTCGCACGAGTGGCCCCGCCGCCGCCGTGGGGCACCCCGCAGGAGGCGATCCTGTCGGCGGTGCTCACCGAGCGGCGGCGCCGGGCCGAGCTGCGGCTGCCAGCGCCCCCGACGGCCGGCCCCGGCCCGAGGGCGACCTCCCCGCAGGGCTTCGGCCCTCCGGCGTAG
- a CDS encoding stage II sporulation protein M → MDLDAYVAAHRGEWARLRQLSGGGRLSGEEADELVELYQRVATHLSVIRSQAPDPALVSELSSLVARARARVTGASAPSWRMVSTFFGETFPAAVWRARWWVVGVALSFLGVSVVLAWWIAAHPQVQASIASPEQIRQLVDHEFRDYYSSHPAGDFAFQVWTNNAWVAAQCIVFGAFLGIPVVWLQLQNALNLAVDAGLMAAHGKLDIFLGLVLPHGLLELTAVWVAGGVGLRLGWTLIDPGPRTRSRAFAEEGRAAGVVALGLVAVLLVSGLLEAFVTPSPLPTAARVGIGVAVWVLFLAWIVGYGRRARSLGASGDLAAEYREDVAPVAG, encoded by the coding sequence GTGGACCTCGACGCCTACGTGGCCGCGCACCGGGGGGAATGGGCGCGGCTGCGTCAGCTGAGCGGGGGCGGCCGCCTCTCCGGCGAGGAGGCCGACGAGCTCGTCGAGCTCTACCAGCGGGTTGCCACCCACCTGTCCGTGATCCGCTCCCAGGCGCCCGACCCGGCCCTCGTCTCCGAGCTGTCCTCGCTGGTGGCCCGCGCGCGGGCCCGGGTGACCGGGGCGTCCGCGCCGTCGTGGCGGATGGTGAGCACCTTCTTCGGGGAGACCTTCCCGGCGGCGGTCTGGCGCGCTCGGTGGTGGGTCGTCGGCGTGGCGCTGTCGTTCCTCGGCGTGTCCGTCGTGCTCGCCTGGTGGATCGCCGCCCATCCGCAGGTCCAGGCGAGCATCGCCAGCCCCGAGCAGATCCGGCAGCTCGTCGACCACGAGTTCCGCGACTACTACTCCTCGCACCCGGCGGGCGACTTCGCGTTCCAGGTCTGGACGAACAACGCCTGGGTGGCCGCGCAGTGCATCGTCTTCGGCGCCTTCCTGGGGATCCCCGTGGTCTGGCTGCAACTGCAGAACGCGCTGAACCTCGCCGTCGACGCGGGCCTGATGGCGGCGCACGGCAAGCTCGACATCTTCCTCGGGCTGGTCCTGCCGCACGGGCTGCTGGAGCTCACCGCCGTCTGGGTCGCCGGCGGGGTCGGCCTGCGGCTCGGCTGGACGCTCATCGACCCGGGGCCGCGCACGCGCTCCCGGGCCTTCGCCGAGGAGGGTCGCGCCGCCGGTGTGGTGGCGCTCGGGCTGGTGGCTGTGCTGCTCGTGTCCGGGCTGCTCGAGGCCTTCGTCACACCCAGCCCGCTGCCCACCGCGGCGCGGGTGGGGATCGGTGTCGCGGTCTGGGTGCTCTTCCTCGCCTGGATCGTCGGGTACGGCCGCCGGGCTCGATCCCTGGGGGCGAGCGGGGATCTCGCGGCGGAGTACCGCGAGGACGTCGCCCCGGTGGCCGGCTGA
- a CDS encoding DUF58 domain-containing protein, whose product MALTGRLALAAAAGAVLVMLLVGALHSPPVGTVLAVNALLAVGVLIDLALAGPVRPLRVSRRGDDAVRLGETAEVELLLANPSRRPVRARVRDAWPPSAGALTQRHRMTLPPGERRGAVTVLTPTRRGDRLADRVTVRSTGPLGLAARQGSHRVPWRLRVLPPFSSRKHLPSKLARLRELDGRTLVLQRGQGSEFDSLREYVVGDDVRSIDWRATARAADVMVRTWRPERDRHVLLVLDTGRTSAGRVGDAPRLDAALDAALLLAALASRAGDRVDLLAHDRARRARVAGAASTELLARLVTAMAGLEPSLVETNWSGAVVDVLHQVPRRALVVLLTPLEPAPLREGLLPVLPLLTSRHRVLLASVADPRVGEMAAERGDVGAVYDAAAAARLRAERARVRAELARLGVAVVDAEPDALPPALCDTYLALKAAGRL is encoded by the coding sequence GTGGCGCTGACCGGCCGCCTCGCCCTGGCCGCCGCGGCCGGGGCTGTGCTCGTCATGCTGCTGGTCGGCGCCCTGCACAGCCCTCCGGTCGGGACCGTGCTGGCGGTGAACGCGCTGCTCGCCGTCGGGGTGCTCATCGACCTGGCGCTCGCGGGACCCGTACGTCCGCTGCGCGTGAGCCGACGCGGGGACGACGCGGTCCGCCTCGGCGAGACCGCCGAGGTCGAGCTGCTGCTCGCCAACCCCTCGCGGCGCCCGGTCCGGGCACGGGTACGAGACGCCTGGCCGCCCTCGGCCGGCGCGCTGACCCAACGCCACCGGATGACGCTGCCCCCGGGCGAGCGGCGTGGGGCGGTCACGGTGCTGACCCCGACGCGACGGGGCGACCGCCTGGCCGACCGGGTGACCGTGCGATCCACGGGTCCCCTCGGGCTGGCCGCCCGCCAGGGCTCGCACCGCGTCCCGTGGCGGTTGCGCGTCCTCCCGCCGTTCTCCTCGCGCAAGCACCTGCCGTCGAAGCTGGCGCGGCTGCGCGAGCTCGACGGGCGCACCCTCGTGCTGCAGCGGGGCCAGGGCAGCGAGTTCGACTCGCTGCGCGAGTACGTCGTCGGCGACGACGTACGCTCCATCGACTGGCGGGCGACCGCCCGAGCGGCCGACGTCATGGTCCGCACCTGGCGCCCGGAACGCGACCGGCACGTCCTGCTGGTCCTCGACACCGGCCGGACCTCGGCCGGACGGGTCGGGGACGCGCCCCGGCTGGACGCCGCTCTCGACGCCGCGCTGCTGCTCGCGGCCCTCGCCTCGCGCGCCGGGGATCGGGTGGACCTGCTGGCGCACGACCGCGCGCGGCGCGCCCGCGTCGCCGGGGCCGCCAGCACCGAGCTGCTCGCCCGACTCGTCACGGCCATGGCGGGTCTCGAGCCCAGCCTGGTGGAGACGAACTGGTCCGGTGCGGTCGTCGACGTCCTGCACCAGGTTCCGCGCCGGGCCCTCGTCGTGCTGCTGACCCCGCTCGAGCCCGCGCCGCTGCGCGAGGGCCTGCTGCCGGTCCTGCCCTTGCTCACCAGCCGCCACCGGGTCCTGCTCGCGTCCGTGGCCGACCCGCGGGTCGGGGAGATGGCGGCCGAGCGTGGTGACGTGGGCGCCGTCTACGACGCAGCCGCAGCCGCTCGCCTGCGCGCGGAGCGCGCGCGGGTGCGGGCCGAGCTCGCCCGCCTGGGCGTGGCCGTGGTCGACGCCGAGCCGGACGCCCTGCCACCCGCCCTCTGCGACACCTATCTCGCGCTGAAGGCGGCCGGGCGGTTGTGA
- a CDS encoding MoxR family ATPase, with protein sequence MTDAHPDPRLALQALRTEVAKAVVGQDGVVSGLVVALLVRGHVLLEGVPGVAKTLLVRALAAALDLQARRIQFTPDLMPGDVTGSLVYDARTAEFSFREGPVFTNLLLADEINRTPPKTQASLLEAMEERQVSVDGRPRPLPDPFVVAATQNPVEYEGTYPLPEAQLDRFLLKLTVPLPTREEEVGVVSRHAAGFDPRDLAAAGIRAVAGAADLHAARAAVFGVRVDPQVVGYVVDVCRATRSSPSLSLGVSPRGATALLASARAWAWLSGRDFVTPDDVKALAHPALRHRLRLRAEAEMEGVSADGVVDSVLATVPVPR encoded by the coding sequence GTGACCGATGCGCACCCGGATCCGCGACTAGCCCTTCAGGCTCTGCGAACGGAGGTCGCCAAGGCCGTCGTGGGGCAAGACGGTGTGGTCAGCGGACTGGTGGTGGCCCTGCTCGTCAGGGGGCACGTGCTGCTGGAGGGCGTACCCGGCGTCGCGAAGACGCTGCTCGTGCGCGCCCTGGCCGCAGCCCTGGACCTGCAGGCCCGACGTATCCAGTTCACCCCTGACCTGATGCCAGGAGACGTCACCGGGTCGCTCGTCTACGACGCGCGGACCGCGGAGTTCTCCTTCCGCGAGGGCCCGGTGTTCACCAACCTGCTGCTCGCCGACGAGATCAACCGGACGCCGCCGAAGACCCAGGCGTCGCTGCTGGAGGCCATGGAGGAGCGGCAGGTCTCGGTCGACGGCCGGCCGCGGCCGCTGCCCGACCCGTTCGTCGTCGCGGCGACCCAGAACCCGGTGGAGTACGAGGGCACCTACCCACTTCCGGAGGCCCAGCTCGACCGGTTCCTGCTCAAGCTGACCGTCCCGCTGCCCACCCGCGAGGAGGAGGTCGGTGTGGTGTCGCGCCATGCGGCGGGGTTCGACCCCCGCGACCTCGCCGCGGCCGGCATCCGCGCGGTCGCGGGAGCCGCAGACCTGCACGCCGCCCGGGCCGCGGTGTTCGGCGTGCGGGTCGACCCGCAGGTCGTCGGGTACGTCGTCGACGTCTGCCGCGCCACCCGCAGCTCGCCCTCGCTGTCCCTCGGCGTGTCGCCCCGAGGCGCGACGGCGCTGCTGGCGTCGGCGCGTGCCTGGGCCTGGCTGTCGGGCCGGGACTTCGTGACGCCCGACGACGTCAAGGCGCTCGCCCACCCGGCCCTGCGCCATCGGCTGCGGCTGCGGGCCGAGGCCGAGATGGAGGGCGTCAGCGCCGACGGCGTGGTCGACTCCGTGCTCGCTACGGTGCCCGTACCGCGATGA
- a CDS encoding DUF4350 domain-containing protein yields the protein MTLVQEPTDATQTAGQWWRRWRTVIAAGALVAIAGTTLALIGSSLSSGTLDPDSPSQGGSRALAHLLHDQGVTVRRTQGVAQTAALARPGTTVLVVQPDLLSSQQADRLRSTGADLVLLATSVPTVLDAFLPGASLGNQIAVRTRDPACGLDAAQAAGSASAGGVTYAAPGATSCYDASLVTVQEPGGRTVSLLGSPQALRNDHLAEHGNAALSMNLLGVRRVLLWEMPSLEDSASTPHRTLTDLLPHWVAPTLVQLVIAVVLLALWRARRLGPVVEEPLPVVVRSAEVTEGRARLYRRARARGRAASELRRACAGRIAPLVGIGPGADPAELVAAVAERTGRDPRAVGALLYGGVPADDPTLVALADELDRIEEEVRRS from the coding sequence ATGACGCTCGTGCAGGAGCCGACCGACGCCACGCAGACCGCGGGCCAGTGGTGGCGACGCTGGCGGACGGTGATCGCCGCGGGTGCCCTCGTGGCCATCGCCGGGACCACGCTCGCGCTGATCGGGTCGAGCCTGTCGAGCGGCACCCTGGACCCCGACTCGCCCTCGCAGGGCGGCAGCCGGGCCCTCGCCCACCTCCTGCACGACCAGGGCGTCACCGTCCGCCGCACCCAGGGGGTGGCCCAGACGGCAGCCTTGGCGCGTCCGGGAACGACTGTCCTCGTCGTCCAGCCCGACCTGCTCAGCTCACAGCAGGCCGACCGGCTGCGCTCCACGGGCGCCGACCTGGTCCTGCTCGCGACCAGCGTCCCGACCGTCCTCGACGCCTTCCTGCCCGGCGCGAGCCTGGGGAACCAGATCGCGGTGCGCACGCGAGACCCCGCGTGCGGGCTCGACGCGGCGCAGGCGGCCGGATCGGCGAGCGCTGGCGGCGTCACGTACGCGGCCCCCGGCGCCACCTCCTGCTATGACGCCAGCCTGGTCACGGTCCAGGAGCCGGGTGGCCGCACGGTGAGCCTCCTCGGTTCGCCACAGGCCCTGCGCAACGACCACCTGGCCGAGCACGGCAACGCCGCGCTGAGCATGAACCTGCTCGGAGTCCGTCGGGTCCTGCTGTGGGAGATGCCCTCCCTCGAGGACTCGGCGAGCACCCCGCACCGGACGTTGACCGACCTGCTTCCGCACTGGGTGGCACCGACGCTGGTCCAGCTCGTGATCGCGGTCGTCCTGCTGGCCCTCTGGCGCGCCCGTCGGCTGGGCCCCGTGGTCGAGGAGCCGCTGCCCGTCGTCGTCCGCTCGGCGGAGGTGACCGAGGGGCGGGCGCGGCTCTACCGCCGGGCCCGCGCCCGCGGGCGCGCGGCGAGCGAGCTGCGCCGCGCCTGTGCCGGGCGCATCGCGCCACTCGTCGGCATCGGACCGGGGGCCGACCCCGCCGAGCTGGTCGCTGCCGTCGCCGAACGCACCGGGCGGGACCCGCGGGCGGTGGGGGCCCTCCTCTACGGTGGGGTGCCCGCGGACGACCCGACGCTGGTCGCGCTCGCCGACGAGCTGGACCGCATCGAGGAGGAGGTACGGCGCTCGTGA
- a CDS encoding DUF4129 domain-containing protein yields MHVGRDEARAAAVRELLAPIYHRDEPTIYDRARTWLGKELARLIQFAVAVTPGGPWGILVLVVVVGSIVALVLWRRGAPARSHARRPFALRGADLRSAEEMRAAAERAAAAGDWTLAVQERFRAVVRGLEQRTVIERRPGWTADEAARASGAALPGLAAALMGCARTFDEVTYGGHAADASAYATVADLDEQARHARAEPPQPPVAVPR; encoded by the coding sequence GTGCACGTCGGCCGGGACGAGGCGCGCGCGGCGGCGGTGCGCGAGCTGCTGGCGCCGATCTACCACCGAGACGAGCCCACCATCTACGACCGGGCCCGCACCTGGCTGGGCAAGGAGCTGGCCCGGCTCATCCAGTTCGCCGTCGCGGTCACGCCCGGCGGCCCTTGGGGCATCCTCGTCCTGGTCGTGGTGGTCGGCTCCATCGTGGCGCTCGTGCTGTGGCGGCGCGGGGCTCCCGCGCGAAGCCACGCTCGACGGCCGTTCGCGCTACGCGGCGCGGATCTTCGCTCGGCCGAGGAGATGCGCGCCGCCGCGGAGCGGGCGGCGGCGGCCGGTGACTGGACGCTGGCCGTCCAGGAGCGCTTCCGAGCTGTGGTGCGCGGGCTCGAGCAGCGCACCGTCATCGAGCGCCGGCCGGGCTGGACCGCGGACGAAGCGGCGCGCGCGTCGGGCGCGGCGCTCCCCGGCCTCGCCGCTGCCCTCATGGGGTGCGCACGAACCTTCGACGAGGTGACCTACGGCGGGCACGCCGCCGACGCCTCGGCGTACGCCACCGTGGCCGACCTGGACGAGCAGGCCCGCCATGCCAGGGCGGAGCCGCCGCAACCGCCGGTCGCGGTGCCTCGATGA